In Streptomyces sp. P3, one DNA window encodes the following:
- a CDS encoding peptidyl-tRNA hydrolase, with protein MSESPFQTEPNPRDRAPQFVLPLVVRVEKSAPPARVDALETAARAVLVMLGDERSVADGEWAQVMRDWQDARIRKVVRRARGAEWRRAAELPGITVTGKSAEVRVFPPVPLDGWPKELAKLQVSGTDLDDPEPPGAVEPGTVVLWMSPEVDMSAGKAMAQAGHGAQLAWWELSDAQRAAWREAGFPLAVRTAPPQRWRELTASGLPLVRDAGFTEIAPGSCTVVADHPALRAR; from the coding sequence GTGAGTGAGAGCCCCTTCCAGACCGAGCCGAACCCCCGTGACCGGGCACCGCAGTTCGTGCTGCCGCTCGTCGTGCGGGTGGAGAAGTCCGCTCCCCCCGCGCGCGTCGACGCCCTGGAGACCGCCGCCCGTGCCGTGCTCGTGATGCTGGGGGACGAGCGGTCCGTCGCGGACGGCGAGTGGGCGCAGGTCATGCGGGACTGGCAGGACGCCCGCATCCGCAAGGTGGTGCGGCGGGCCCGGGGGGCGGAGTGGCGGCGGGCGGCGGAGCTGCCGGGCATCACCGTCACGGGGAAGTCGGCGGAGGTACGGGTGTTCCCTCCCGTGCCGCTGGACGGCTGGCCCAAGGAGCTGGCGAAGCTCCAGGTCTCCGGGACCGATCTCGACGACCCGGAACCGCCCGGCGCCGTGGAGCCGGGGACGGTCGTGCTGTGGATGAGCCCTGAGGTGGACATGTCGGCGGGGAAGGCGATGGCCCAGGCCGGACACGGCGCGCAGCTCGCCTGGTGGGAGCTGTCGGACGCGCAGCGGGCCGCGTGGCGCGAGGCGGGCTTTCCGCTCGCCGTGCGGACCGCACCGCCGCAGCGCTGGCGTGAACTGACGGCGAGTGGACTGCCGCTGGTGCGGGACGCGGGGTTCACCGAGATCGCGCCGGGCAGCTGCACGGTCGTCGCGGACCATCCGGCCCTGCGCGCCCGCTGA